In Pseudomonas fluorescens, a genomic segment contains:
- a CDS encoding thiamine pyrophosphate-binding protein, protein MSKPAAAPPPSPLRAFWLKWRFHINVLLLLVPLGFMPKYFADAALFRGDTGLGERVVGDVQVGPWSLKLAEFRNEGPRPDPAGPMKSFNAALCATCAEQVKATYLRIGKPRSLRAAGVIFFGTPYRMGAALPIPERTPVDAELWVTMEGWDGTMHQGSVPLSQASPATIAWLNKQGVKP, encoded by the coding sequence ATGAGCAAGCCCGCTGCCGCGCCCCCGCCTTCACCGCTGCGGGCCTTTTGGCTGAAATGGCGTTTCCACATCAACGTCCTGCTGTTACTGGTGCCCCTGGGCTTTATGCCCAAGTACTTTGCCGATGCCGCGCTGTTTCGTGGCGACACCGGCCTTGGCGAACGGGTGGTCGGTGACGTGCAGGTCGGGCCATGGAGCCTGAAGCTCGCCGAATTCCGCAACGAAGGCCCGCGCCCGGACCCGGCCGGCCCGATGAAGTCCTTCAATGCCGCCCTGTGCGCGACCTGCGCCGAGCAGGTCAAGGCCACCTACCTGCGTATCGGCAAGCCACGCAGCCTGCGGGCCGCCGGGGTGATCTTCTTCGGCACGCCCTACCGCATGGGCGCCGCCCTGCCCATCCCTGAGCGCACGCCGGTCGACGCCGAACTGTGGGTCACCATGGAAGGCTGGGACGGCACGATGCACCAGGGTTCCGTTCCTTTGAGCCAGGCCTCGCCTGCAACCATTGCCTGGCTGAACAAGCAAGGAGTTAAACCATGA
- a CDS encoding metal ABC transporter substrate-binding protein, with protein MSISSPLLRLLLVGLFSLMLAPLANAEAAKRLRIGITLHPYYSYVANIVGDKAEVVPLIPAGFNPHAYEPRAEDIKRIGTLDVIVLNGVGHDDFADRMIATSERPAIPVIEANANVPLLAATGNAARGAGKVVNPHTFLSISASIAQVNNIARELGKLDPDNAKTYTQNARAYGKRLRQMRADALAKLTRAPNPDLRVATVHAAYDYLLREFGLEITAVVEPAHGIEPSPSQLKKTIDELRALDVKVIFSEMDFPSTYVDTIQRESGVKLYPLSHISYGEYSAEKYEVEMTGNLNTVVRAIQESGA; from the coding sequence ATGTCTATTTCATCTCCCCTGTTACGCCTGTTGCTGGTTGGCCTGTTCAGCCTGATGCTCGCGCCCCTCGCTAACGCCGAGGCCGCCAAACGCCTGCGGATCGGCATCACCCTGCACCCTTACTACAGCTACGTGGCGAATATCGTCGGCGACAAGGCCGAGGTGGTGCCGCTGATTCCGGCCGGTTTCAACCCCCATGCCTACGAGCCGCGCGCCGAAGACATCAAGCGCATCGGCACCCTGGATGTGATCGTGCTCAATGGCGTCGGCCATGACGATTTCGCCGACCGCATGATTGCCACCAGCGAGCGCCCGGCTATCCCGGTGATCGAGGCCAACGCCAACGTGCCGTTGCTGGCCGCCACCGGCAATGCGGCGCGCGGTGCCGGCAAGGTGGTCAACCCGCACACCTTCCTGTCGATCAGTGCCTCGATTGCCCAGGTCAACAACATCGCCCGCGAGCTGGGCAAGCTCGACCCGGACAACGCCAAGACCTACACCCAGAACGCCCGTGCCTACGGCAAACGCCTACGCCAGATGCGCGCCGACGCCCTGGCCAAGCTGACCCGCGCGCCCAACCCGGACCTGCGTGTCGCCACCGTGCACGCGGCCTACGACTACCTGCTGCGCGAGTTCGGCCTGGAAATCACCGCGGTGGTCGAACCGGCCCACGGGATCGAACCCAGCCCCAGCCAGTTGAAGAAAACCATCGATGAACTGCGGGCGCTGGACGTGAAGGTGATCTTCTCGGAAATGGATTTCCCGTCCACCTATGTCGACACCATCCAACGCGAATCCGGGGTCAAGCTCTACCCGCTTTCGCATATTTCCTACGGTGAATACAGCGCTGAGAAGTACGAAGTGGAAATGACCGGCAACCTCAACACCGTGGTACGGGCGATCCAGGAGTCGGGGGCATGA
- a CDS encoding ABC transporter permease, which yields MSRAEAGPAALYHRVVVYLLFAILVLPLIGTFVYSIASSWSATILPAGFTVKWYVQLWSDPRFLMAFGQSLLVCVGALILSVVLILPLLFVVHYHFPRLDALMNILILLPFAVPPVVSSVGLLQLYGSGPFAMVGTPWILIGCYFTVALPFMYRAITNNLQAINLRDLMDASQLLGASTWQAAILVVLPNLRKGLMVALLLSFSFLFGEFVFANILVGTRYETLQVYLNNMRNSSGHFTSAVVISYFFFVLVLTWAANILNKDKSQ from the coding sequence ATGTCTCGCGCTGAAGCCGGCCCTGCCGCCCTCTACCATCGCGTAGTGGTGTACCTGTTGTTCGCGATCCTGGTATTGCCGCTGATCGGCACCTTCGTCTATTCCATCGCCAGCAGTTGGTCGGCCACCATCCTGCCCGCCGGCTTCACGGTGAAATGGTATGTGCAGTTGTGGAGTGACCCGCGCTTCCTGATGGCCTTCGGGCAATCCTTGCTGGTATGCGTGGGTGCGCTGATCCTGTCGGTGGTGTTGATTTTGCCGTTGCTGTTTGTGGTGCATTACCACTTCCCCCGGCTCGATGCGCTGATGAATATCCTGATCCTGCTGCCCTTCGCGGTGCCGCCGGTGGTGTCGTCGGTGGGCCTGCTGCAACTGTATGGTTCCGGCCCATTCGCGATGGTGGGCACGCCGTGGATTCTGATCGGCTGCTACTTCACCGTGGCCTTGCCGTTCATGTACCGCGCGATCACCAACAACCTGCAAGCCATCAACCTGCGGGACCTGATGGACGCCTCGCAACTGCTCGGCGCCAGCACCTGGCAGGCGGCGATCCTGGTGGTGCTGCCGAACCTGCGCAAAGGCTTGATGGTCGCCCTGCTGCTGTCGTTCTCGTTCCTGTTCGGTGAGTTCGTGTTCGCCAATATCCTCGTGGGGACACGCTACGAGACCCTACAGGTGTACCTCAACAACATGCGTAACAGCAGCGGCCACTTCACCAGTGCCGTCGTGATTTCCTATTTCTTCTTTGTGCTGGTGCTGACCTGGGCCGCCAATATCTTGAACAAGGACAAAAGCCAATGA
- a CDS encoding metal ABC transporter substrate-binding protein, translating to MRAFFPPLTLAIACLITPPLIAADVARPAMHAAKPIKVLASLPITYGLAAVLLKGTDVQLERAAPANLPGSRQVSYFTGRGAPALNTLAQDADAAIGLRSLWADDPLYPVARRSNIRIVEVDAARPVDGGLPGIAVQPGVTDGLNSQPWQSSNNMGRMADVMAADLSRLAPAAKPKIDANLAALKQRLLKLTADSEARLAQADNLSVVSLSDHFGYLISSLNLELLSTDARPDADWTPEALQKLSAELKENDVAVVLHHRQPSDAVNAAVTAGGSKLLVLNVDGADPVSELETNVDQVIKALTKHSL from the coding sequence ATGCGCGCGTTCTTCCCCCCCCTGACCCTGGCCATCGCCTGCTTGATCACCCCGCCGCTGATAGCCGCCGACGTCGCCAGGCCGGCCATGCACGCGGCCAAACCCATCAAGGTCCTGGCCTCGCTGCCCATCACCTATGGCTTGGCAGCGGTGCTGCTCAAGGGCACCGACGTGCAGTTGGAACGTGCCGCCCCGGCCAACCTGCCAGGCTCGCGCCAGGTGTCCTACTTCACCGGCCGTGGCGCACCGGCGCTCAATACGCTGGCCCAGGACGCCGACGCCGCCATCGGCCTGCGCTCGCTGTGGGCCGATGATCCGCTCTACCCCGTGGCGCGGCGCAGCAATATCCGTATTGTCGAAGTGGACGCCGCACGCCCGGTGGACGGCGGCTTGCCGGGGATCGCCGTGCAACCGGGCGTCACCGACGGCTTGAACAGCCAACCCTGGCAATCGAGCAATAACATGGGGCGCATGGCCGACGTAATGGCCGCCGACCTCAGCCGCCTGGCCCCCGCCGCCAAGCCAAAGATCGACGCCAACCTCGCCGCCCTCAAGCAACGCCTGCTCAAGCTCACTGCCGACAGCGAAGCGCGACTGGCCCAGGCGGACAACCTGAGCGTGGTGAGCTTGAGCGATCACTTTGGGTATCTGATCAGCAGTTTGAATCTGGAACTGCTCAGCACCGATGCCCGGCCCGATGCGGATTGGACGCCTGAGGCATTACAAAAACTCAGTGCCGAGCTGAAGGAAAACGACGTGGCCGTGGTGCTGCATCATCGTCAGCCGAGTGACGCCGTGAACGCCGCCGTCACGGCAGGCGGCTCGAAGTTGCTGGTGTTGAACGTCGACGGCGCGGACCCGGTATCGGAGTTGGAAACCAATGTGGATCAAGTGATCAAGGCACTCACAAAGCACTCACTGTAG
- a CDS encoding ABC transporter permease, whose translation MNAMTRGKWLALLCLVPFALFFIVFEIAPLVWVLINSLQTEESGWGVDNFTRIFSSKFYRQAIQFSLEISFYSSIFGIIIATLGSYSLRRVDSPLRNFVTAFANMTSNFAGVPLAFAFIILLGFNGSITLMLKQAGLIQDFNLYSKTGLIILYTYFQIPLGVLLLYPAFDALREDWRESAALLGANGWQFWRHIGLPVLAPALLGTFVILLANALGAYATVYALTTGNFNVLPIRIAGLVSGDVSLDPNLASALAVVLVALMTVVTVVHQLLLKRSYHVSR comes from the coding sequence ATGAACGCTATGACCCGCGGCAAATGGCTGGCGTTGCTATGCCTGGTGCCATTCGCACTGTTTTTCATCGTGTTCGAGATTGCCCCACTGGTGTGGGTGCTGATCAACAGCCTGCAAACGGAAGAGTCCGGCTGGGGCGTGGACAACTTCACGCGCATCTTCAGTTCGAAGTTCTACCGGCAAGCGATCCAGTTCAGCCTGGAGATCAGCTTCTACTCCAGCATCTTCGGGATCATCATCGCCACCCTGGGCAGTTACTCCCTGCGCCGCGTCGATTCGCCGCTGCGTAACTTCGTCACCGCCTTCGCCAACATGACCAGCAACTTCGCCGGCGTGCCCTTGGCGTTTGCCTTCATCATCCTGCTGGGGTTCAACGGCAGCATCACCTTGATGCTCAAGCAGGCCGGGCTTATCCAGGACTTCAACCTGTACTCCAAGACCGGGTTGATCATCCTCTACACCTACTTCCAGATCCCCCTCGGCGTACTGCTGCTCTACCCGGCGTTTGATGCGCTGCGCGAAGACTGGCGCGAATCGGCGGCGTTGCTGGGCGCAAATGGCTGGCAGTTCTGGCGGCATATCGGCTTGCCGGTATTGGCGCCGGCGCTGCTCGGCACGTTCGTGATCCTGCTGGCCAACGCCCTGGGTGCCTATGCCACCGTCTATGCCTTGACCACCGGTAACTTCAACGTGCTGCCGATCCGCATCGCGGGCCTGGTGTCCGGCGACGTGTCACTCGACCCGAACCTGGCCAGTGCCCTGGCCGTCGTGCTGGTGGCACTGATGACCGTGGTCACGGTAGTCCATCAACTGCTGCTCAAGAGGAGCTACCATGTCTCGCGCTGA
- a CDS encoding ABC transporter ATP-binding protein: MSFVSVQHLQKGYAGTPVFSDINCEIAKGEFVTLLGPSGCGKSTLLRCIAGLTSVDSGQILLDGQDIVPLSPQKRQIGMVFQSYALFPNMTVEQNVAFGLRMQKVNADDSHKRVQEVLQLVELKDLAGRYPHQMSGGQCQRVALARSLVTRPRLLLLDEPLSALDARIRKHLREQIRQIQRELGLTTIFVTHDQEEALTMSDRIFLMNQGKIVQSGDAETLYTAPVDVFAAGFIGNYNLLDADKASQLLQRPISGRIAIRPEAIELSRSGELDALVRSHSLLGNVIRYRIEARGVELVVDVLNRSADDLHPDGQRLALSIDPSALCEVA, from the coding sequence ATGAGCTTCGTGAGCGTCCAACACCTGCAAAAAGGCTACGCCGGCACTCCGGTGTTCAGCGACATCAACTGCGAGATCGCCAAGGGCGAGTTCGTCACCCTGCTTGGCCCGTCCGGCTGCGGCAAATCCACCCTGCTGCGTTGCATCGCCGGCCTGACCTCGGTGGACAGCGGCCAGATTCTCCTCGACGGCCAGGACATCGTACCGCTGAGCCCGCAGAAGCGGCAGATCGGCATGGTGTTCCAGAGCTATGCGCTGTTCCCCAACATGACCGTGGAACAGAACGTCGCCTTCGGCCTGCGCATGCAGAAAGTCAATGCCGACGACAGCCACAAGCGCGTGCAGGAAGTACTGCAACTGGTGGAACTCAAGGACCTGGCCGGACGTTATCCGCACCAGATGTCCGGCGGCCAGTGCCAGCGCGTAGCCCTGGCCCGCTCGCTGGTCACGCGCCCGCGCCTGTTGCTGCTCGATGAGCCGCTGTCGGCACTGGATGCACGCATTCGCAAGCACCTGCGCGAACAGATCCGTCAGATCCAGCGCGAACTGGGGCTGACCACGATTTTCGTGACCCATGACCAGGAGGAAGCACTGACCATGTCCGACCGCATCTTCCTGATGAACCAGGGCAAGATCGTGCAAAGCGGCGACGCCGAAACCCTCTACACCGCACCCGTGGACGTATTTGCCGCCGGGTTTATCGGCAACTACAACCTGCTCGATGCCGACAAGGCCAGCCAACTGCTGCAACGCCCGATCAGTGGGCGTATCGCGATTCGCCCCGAAGCCATCGAACTGAGCCGCAGCGGCGAACTCGACGCCTTGGTGCGCAGCCACAGCCTGCTGGGTAACGTGATCCGTTACCGCATCGAAGCCCGTGGCGTGGAACTGGTGGTGGACGTGCTCAACCGCTCGGCGGACGACCTGCACCCGGACGGCCAGCGCCTGGCACTTTCCATCGACCCCAGTGCGCTGTGTGAAGTAGCCTGA
- a CDS encoding UTRA domain-containing protein produces the protein MRDEAIKAVTSIGLALQEQIDHGLLPPASKLPAERKLSELFGTTRITVREALLQLEAQGQIYREERRGWFVSPPRLAYNLMQRSHFHAMVNDQGRVASTEVISARLQPASAAVCAWLQLPALSSVIQICRSRRIDGRLVLYVEHYLNPHYFPGILECDLNQSMTELYARKYDLHYGRVRFEIVPTSLPVEAAAALRVSVGSPGLRIARVNYDQHQRLIDCDLEFWRHDAIHVGVDVV, from the coding sequence ATGCGTGATGAGGCAATCAAGGCGGTGACATCCATCGGCCTGGCGCTGCAAGAGCAGATCGACCACGGTTTGTTGCCGCCTGCAAGCAAACTGCCCGCCGAGCGCAAACTCAGCGAGTTGTTTGGTACCACTCGAATTACCGTGCGGGAAGCCTTGTTACAACTGGAGGCCCAGGGGCAGATCTATCGCGAGGAGCGTCGTGGCTGGTTTGTCTCGCCACCCCGGCTGGCCTACAACCTGATGCAGCGCAGCCACTTTCACGCCATGGTCAATGACCAGGGACGCGTGGCGTCGACCGAGGTCATCAGCGCGCGGCTGCAACCGGCGTCTGCGGCAGTGTGTGCGTGGTTGCAGCTGCCGGCCTTGTCCAGCGTGATCCAGATTTGCCGGAGCCGACGGATCGATGGGCGGCTGGTGTTGTATGTGGAGCACTACCTGAACCCGCACTATTTCCCGGGGATTCTGGAGTGCGACCTGAATCAGTCGATGACCGAGCTGTATGCGCGCAAGTACGACCTGCACTACGGGCGGGTGCGTTTCGAGATTGTGCCAACCTCATTGCCGGTGGAAGCCGCCGCGGCGTTGCGCGTGTCGGTGGGCAGCCCGGGCCTGCGGATTGCCCGGGTCAACTATGACCAGCACCAGCGCTTGATCGACTGCGACCTAGAGTTCTGGCGGCATGATGCGATTCATGTCGGCGTGGATGTGGTGTGA
- a CDS encoding alkaline phosphatase family protein, translating into MKHTVILVVLDGLNFEVARHAMGHLQAYVGAGRAALYKLECELPALSRPLYECILTGVPPIQSGIVHNNVSRLSNQRSIFHYATDAGLTTAAAAYHWVSELYNRTPFIAARDRHTDDKALAIQHGHFYWNDHYPDSHLFADAESLRLKHAPHLLVVHPMNIDDAGHKHGLDTPQYRNSARAADIILADYLQAWLDAGYQVLVTADHGMNNDRSHNGLLPEEREVPLFVIGDAFSLDAGAAPKQTELCGTVCELLGVPHDKPVCRELLK; encoded by the coding sequence ATGAAGCACACTGTCATCCTTGTCGTGCTCGACGGCCTCAACTTTGAGGTTGCGAGGCACGCCATGGGGCACTTGCAGGCCTATGTCGGCGCAGGACGCGCAGCCCTCTACAAGCTGGAATGTGAACTGCCTGCCCTGTCCCGTCCGCTGTATGAATGCATCCTCACCGGCGTGCCACCGATCCAGAGCGGCATCGTGCACAACAACGTTTCACGCCTGTCCAACCAGCGCAGTATCTTTCACTACGCCACCGACGCCGGTCTCACCACGGCGGCAGCGGCCTATCACTGGGTCAGCGAGTTGTATAACCGCACGCCCTTTATCGCCGCCCGTGACCGTCATACCGACGACAAGGCGCTGGCGATCCAGCACGGGCATTTCTACTGGAATGACCATTACCCGGATTCACACCTGTTTGCCGACGCCGAGAGCCTGCGGCTCAAGCACGCGCCGCACCTCCTGGTGGTGCACCCGATGAACATCGACGACGCCGGCCACAAGCACGGCCTCGACACACCGCAGTACCGCAACAGCGCACGCGCGGCCGACATCATCCTGGCCGACTACCTGCAAGCCTGGCTCGATGCCGGTTACCAGGTGCTGGTGACCGCCGACCACGGCATGAACAACGACCGTTCCCACAATGGCCTGCTGCCGGAAGAACGCGAAGTGCCGCTGTTCGTCATCGGCGACGCCTTCAGCCTGGACGCCGGCGCCGCACCGAAACAGACCGAGCTGTGCGGCACCGTCTGCGAACTGCTGGGCGTCCCCCACGACAAACCGGTATGCCGGGAGCTGCTTAAATGA
- a CDS encoding ABC transporter substrate-binding protein yields the protein MKQLFLASLLGSTIAMCTAAMAADTDLKTLEAAAKAEGAVNSVGMPDDWANWKGTWEDLAKTYGLKHIDTDMSSAQEIAKFKAEKDNASADIGDVGAAFGPIAVKQEVTQPYKPSTWAQVPDWAKDKDGHWALAYTGTIAFIVNKKLLHGSEIPTSWADLQTGKYKVSIGDVSTAAQAANGVLAAAIANKGDEKNIAPGLQFFTKIAQQGRLSLSNPTIATMEKGEVEVGVVWDFNGLSYKAKMANPADYVVLIPSDGSVKSGYTTIINKYAKHPNAAKLTREYIFSDAGQLNLARGNARPIRAETDLKLPADIAKNLIPGEQYTKANPQPIKDADAWEATSKKLPQLWNEQVIVEMK from the coding sequence ATGAAACAGCTTTTCCTGGCATCACTGTTAGGCTCGACCATTGCCATGTGCACCGCCGCCATGGCCGCTGATACCGATTTAAAAACCCTTGAAGCCGCCGCGAAAGCGGAAGGCGCCGTCAACAGCGTCGGCATGCCCGATGACTGGGCCAACTGGAAAGGCACCTGGGAAGACCTGGCCAAGACCTACGGCCTCAAGCACATCGACACGGATATGAGCTCGGCCCAGGAAATCGCCAAGTTCAAGGCCGAAAAAGACAACGCCAGCGCCGATATCGGCGACGTGGGCGCGGCCTTCGGCCCGATCGCGGTGAAACAGGAAGTCACCCAGCCGTACAAACCGTCCACCTGGGCCCAGGTTCCGGATTGGGCGAAAGACAAAGACGGTCACTGGGCCCTGGCCTACACCGGCACCATCGCCTTTATCGTGAACAAGAAGTTGCTGCACGGGTCTGAAATCCCCACCAGCTGGGCCGACCTGCAGACCGGCAAATACAAGGTCTCCATCGGTGACGTAAGCACCGCGGCACAAGCCGCCAACGGCGTGCTGGCCGCCGCCATCGCCAATAAAGGCGACGAGAAGAACATCGCCCCTGGCCTGCAATTCTTCACCAAGATCGCCCAGCAAGGCCGCCTGTCACTGTCCAACCCGACCATCGCCACCATGGAAAAAGGCGAAGTCGAAGTGGGTGTGGTCTGGGACTTCAACGGCCTGAGCTACAAGGCCAAGATGGCCAACCCGGCTGACTACGTGGTGCTGATCCCATCGGACGGCTCAGTGAAATCCGGCTACACCACCATCATCAACAAATACGCCAAGCACCCGAACGCCGCCAAGCTGACCCGCGAATACATCTTCAGCGATGCCGGCCAACTCAACCTGGCGCGTGGCAACGCACGTCCGATCCGTGCCGAAACCGACCTGAAACTGCCGGCCGACATCGCCAAGAACCTGATCCCGGGCGAGCAGTACACCAAGGCCAACCCGCAGCCGATCAAGGATGCCGATGCCTGGGAAGCGACTTCCAAGAAATTGCCGCAGTTGTGGAATGAGCAGGTCATCGTAGAAATGAAGTAA
- a CDS encoding DUF6162 family protein yields the protein MSTTQVVRPAGAGHETLYVLLLCLIILAVAGTVVALHGETQVVAAVSSHQLDARRDLSAAEQGIYADLRVTLDEIHVLQQEQSALPGPEQLAEEGFAPFARDASSVSRGDHRWQLLANTAYLGLSQAPTTSGSLLMRVHGAEPDIWLNRRADLAAPSDLTDQALIAAGWQQVVAQFDAGVTRQHRH from the coding sequence ATGAGTACCACACAGGTTGTACGCCCCGCCGGTGCCGGCCATGAAACCCTCTACGTCCTGCTGCTGTGCCTGATCATCCTCGCGGTGGCCGGCACGGTGGTGGCCCTGCACGGTGAAACCCAGGTGGTGGCCGCCGTGTCCAGCCATCAACTGGATGCCCGCCGTGACCTGAGCGCCGCCGAACAAGGCATCTACGCCGACCTGCGGGTAACGCTGGATGAAATCCACGTGCTGCAACAAGAGCAAAGCGCCCTGCCTGGCCCCGAACAACTGGCCGAAGAAGGCTTTGCGCCGTTTGCCCGCGACGCCAGTTCGGTCAGTCGTGGCGACCATCGCTGGCAGTTGCTGGCGAATACGGCCTACCTGGGACTGAGCCAGGCGCCGACCACCAGTGGCTCGCTGCTGATGCGCGTGCACGGCGCCGAGCCGGACATCTGGCTCAACCGCCGCGCAGACCTCGCCGCCCCTTCCGACCTCACTGACCAGGCGCTGATCGCAGCCGGCTGGCAGCAGGTGGTCGCGCAATTCGATGCCGGCGTCACCCGCCAGCACCGTCACTGA
- a CDS encoding metal ABC transporter ATP-binding protein yields MTVAEHLKVASVGPTIDFDQVTLTLGRTAILDRVSFQVQPGSIHALVGPNGGGKSSLIKTLLGQTPHQGHLSLQWPTVPGTIGYVPQALEFDRGLPMTVDDFMAAMCQRRPAFLGLSKHYAGTIGEALERVGMQDKRKRRMGALSGGERQRVLLAQGLIPAPHLLVLDEPMSALDEAGIQVFERLLSDWRLAGITVLWIEHDLEAVGRLADRVTGLNRRVLFDATPKEALTPDRLLTLFSTHPRSPAQ; encoded by the coding sequence ATGACGGTGGCGGAACACCTGAAAGTGGCCAGCGTCGGGCCAACGATCGACTTCGACCAGGTGACGCTGACCCTCGGCCGCACGGCGATTCTCGATCGCGTGAGTTTCCAGGTGCAGCCGGGCAGCATCCACGCACTGGTAGGCCCCAACGGCGGCGGTAAAAGCTCGCTGATCAAGACCCTGCTGGGGCAGACGCCGCATCAGGGCCACTTGAGCCTGCAATGGCCAACGGTGCCCGGCACCATCGGTTATGTGCCCCAGGCCCTGGAATTCGACCGGGGCTTGCCGATGACCGTGGATGATTTCATGGCTGCCATGTGCCAGCGGCGCCCGGCGTTCCTTGGGTTGTCGAAGCATTACGCCGGCACCATCGGCGAGGCGCTGGAACGGGTCGGCATGCAAGACAAGCGCAAGCGCCGCATGGGTGCGCTGTCCGGCGGTGAGCGTCAGCGCGTGCTGCTGGCCCAAGGGCTGATTCCGGCCCCGCACTTGCTGGTGCTGGACGAACCGATGTCGGCCCTCGATGAAGCCGGTATCCAAGTGTTCGAACGGCTGCTGAGCGACTGGCGCCTGGCCGGGATCACCGTGCTGTGGATCGAGCACGACCTGGAGGCCGTGGGTCGCCTGGCCGACCGCGTCACCGGGTTGAACCGCCGTGTGCTGTTCGACGCCACGCCAAAGGAGGCTCTGACCCCGGATCGCCTGCTGACCCTGTTCTCTACCCACCCTCGGAGCCCGGCGCAATGA
- a CDS encoding metal ABC transporter permease, translating to MSYEAFRLMVQGWASSGYLPEALAYGFVVNALLAGLLIGPVLGGLGTLVVVKRFAFFSEAVGHAALTGVAVGILLGEPYTGPYGSLFGYCLLFGILLNYLRNRTGLAPDTLIGVFLSVSLALGASLLLILAGKINVHILENVLFGSVLTVNGNDLLVLAVVGSLVMALALPLYNRIMLASFNPQLAAVRGVAVKTLDYLFVILVTLITVAAVKVIGAILVGALLVIPAAAARLLSQSLKGFFWISVVIATLSTLCGILLPIIFDLPIPSGAAIILVAGIAFACAAIARGTVPSLKGNLG from the coding sequence ATGAGTTATGAAGCGTTTCGCTTGATGGTCCAGGGCTGGGCCTCTTCCGGTTACCTGCCGGAAGCCCTGGCCTATGGTTTTGTGGTCAACGCGTTGCTCGCCGGCCTGCTGATCGGCCCGGTGCTGGGCGGCCTGGGCACGCTGGTGGTGGTCAAGCGCTTTGCGTTTTTCTCCGAAGCGGTCGGCCATGCGGCGCTGACCGGCGTTGCGGTGGGCATCCTGCTCGGAGAACCCTATACCGGACCGTACGGCAGCCTGTTTGGCTACTGCCTGTTGTTCGGCATCCTGCTCAACTACCTGCGCAACCGCACCGGCCTGGCGCCGGATACGTTGATCGGGGTGTTCCTGTCGGTGTCCCTGGCGTTGGGCGCGAGCCTGCTGCTGATCCTGGCAGGCAAGATCAACGTGCATATCCTGGAGAACGTGCTGTTTGGCTCGGTACTGACGGTCAACGGCAATGACCTGCTGGTACTGGCAGTCGTAGGTTCGCTGGTAATGGCCCTGGCGCTGCCGCTGTACAACCGCATCATGCTCGCCAGCTTCAACCCGCAATTGGCCGCGGTACGCGGTGTGGCGGTGAAGACCCTGGACTACCTGTTCGTGATCCTGGTGACCCTGATCACCGTGGCGGCAGTCAAGGTCATCGGCGCGATCCTGGTCGGTGCGCTGCTGGTGATCCCGGCCGCGGCGGCCCGCCTGTTGAGCCAATCGCTCAAGGGATTCTTCTGGATCTCAGTGGTGATCGCTACCCTCAGCACCCTCTGCGGGATCCTGCTGCCCATCATCTTCGACCTGCCGATCCCCTCCGGCGCCGCGATCATCCTCGTGGCCGGTATCGCCTTCGCCTGTGCCGCCATTGCGCGCGGCACCGTGCCCAGTCTCAAAGGGAACCTTGGATAA